The nucleotide sequence CGGCAGGAACAGGAACTTGATGCTGCGCGTGTCGGTGGCATAGGGCAGGGCGCCGTCGAGCGCCTTGCGCGCCGCGCGACGGCCGGCGGCGTCGCCGTCGAAGCTGAACACCACCGATTCGGTGAAGCGGAACAGCTTCTGCACGTGCTCGGTGGTACAGGCCGTGCCCAGCGTGGCCACCGCGTTCGGAAAGCCGAGCTGGGCCAGCGCCACCACGTCCATGTAGCCCTCGGTGACCAGCGCGTAGCCGCGGTCGCGGAAGGCGGCCCGGGCCTCGTAGAGGCCGTAGAGCTCGCGGCCCTTGCTGAAGACCGGGGTTTCGGGCGAATTCAGGTACTTGGGCTTCTCGTCGCCGAGCACCCGGCCGCCGAAGCCGATGCATTCGCCCTTCACGTTGCGGATCGGGAACATCACCCGGTCGCGGAAGCGGTCGTAGCGCTTGGCCTCGCTGGCCTCGACCTGGCCGTCCTCGGTGTTGACGATCACCAGGCCGCTCTCGGCCAGCAGGGGGTCTTCGTAGTCGGGGAACACGCCCGCGAGCGTGCGCCAGCCCGGCGGCGCGTAGCCGATGCCGAACTGCTTGGCGATCTCGCCCGAGACGCCGCGGCCCTTCAGGTAGTCGATGGCGCCCGGCGCCTGGCGCAGGTGCTTGCGGAAGGCGTCGCCGGCCTTCTCGAGCACGTCGGTCAGCGTGGCCTGCTTCTGGCGCTGGCTGGCAGCGCGGGCGCGCTCGGCCGGCGAGGCGTCGTCCTCGGGCACCTGCAGGCCGTACTGGCCCGCGAGGTCGTGCACGGCCTCCACGAAGCCCATGCCGGCGTGCTCCATGAGGAAGCCGATGGCGTTGCCGTGGGCCCCGCAGCCGAAGCAGTGATAGAACTGCTTGGTCGGGCTGACCGAGAAGGAGGGCGATTTCTCGCCATGGAAGGGGCACAGCCCCATGAAATTGGCGCCGGCCTTCTTGAGCTGCACGTAGCGGCCGACGATTTCCACCACGTCGGCGCGCGCGATGAGTTCCTGGATGAATGAAGCGGGGATGGTCATGTAGGCGGGGAGCGGCAAATCATACGCAAGCCGTGGGTCCCCCGCGACCCGGCGGCATACTGGCGGCGACCGACCCTCCCGCCCGCATGACGACGATCAATCCGCTGAAACACGCCGCCCCGCTGTTGCGCCACCCGCTGCGCTTCGGCTGGGACGCCCTGAAGGAGTTCCGCGCCAACCAGGGGCTGCTGCTGGCCGGCGCGGTGGCCTATTACGCGCTGCTGTCGATCGTGCCGCTCCTGATCGTCAGCGTGATCGCGCTGTCGCACGTGATCGACCAGGCCGAGCTGCTGCGCACCATCGGCCGGTACCTCGAATGGCTGCTGCCGGGGCAGTCGAAGGCCATCGTGGCCGAGCTCTCGAGCTTCCTGGACCACCGCGACGTGCTCGGGCCGGTGCTGCTGGTGACGATGGTGTTCTTCAGCTCGCTGGCCTTCAGCGTGCTCGAAAGCGCGATGGCGGTGATCTTCCATCACCGCAAGGCCGACCACAAACGCCATTTCCTGGTGTCGGTGGCCATGCCCTACGTCTACATCCTGTGCCTGTGCGTGGGGCTGCTGCTGGTCACGCTGGTGTCGGGCGCGTTGCAACTCGTGGGGCAGGAGAGCGTCGACCTGCTCGGGCGCAGCTGGTCGCTGTCGGGCGTGTCGGGGCTGCTGCTGTACCTGCTGGGACTGGGCGGCGAGATCTTCATGCTGACCTCGCTCTATCTCGTGATGCCGGCCGGGCGCATGTCGCTGCGCCACGCGCTCTTGGGCGGCATCACCGCCGCTCTGCTGTGGGAGGCCACGCGGCGAATCCTGATCTGGTACTTCTCGACGCTGTCGCAGGTCAACGTCGTCTACGGCTCGCTGACCACGGCAATCGTGGTGCTGCTGAGCCTGGAGATCGCGGCCACGCTGGTGCTGCTGGGTGCCCAGGTGATCGCGAACTACGAGCGCCTGGACCGCACCGGCAGCACCCGCGTGCGGCCGTCCTCGGTCAGCGCGGAGGGAGTCGAATCGCTCCGTCCAGCCGGATCACCTCGCCGTTGAGCATGTCGTTCTCGATGATGTGCTTGGCGAGCTTCGCGTAGTCGGCCGGGGTGCCCAGGCGCGAGGGGAAGGGCACGCTGGCGGCGAGCGCGTCCTGCACTTCCTGCGGCATGCCGAACAGCATCGGCGTGCCGAAGATGCCGGGGGCGATCGTCATGTTGCGGATGCCGTTGCGCGCCAGGTCGCGCGCGATCGGCAGCGTCATGCCGACCACGCCGCCCTTCGAGGCGCTGTAGGCGGCCTGACCGATCTGGCCGTCGTAGGCCGCGACCGAGGCGGTCGAGATCAGCACGCCGCGCTCGCCCGTGGCTTCGGGCTCGTTCTTGCTCATGGCGTCGGCGGCCAGCCGGATCATGTTGAAGCTGCCGATCAGGTTGACCGTGACGGTCTTGCTGAACACCGCCAGCGCGTGGGGGCCGTTCTTGCCCACGGTCTTCTCGGCCGGTGCGATGCCGGCGCAGTTGATCAGGCCGACCAGCTTGCCGAGCTGCAGCGCGGCGGCCACCGCGGCCTGGCCGTCGGCTTCCTGGCTCACGTCGCACTTCACGAACACGCCGCCGATGTCGCGCGCGACGGCTTCGCCCTTGTCGGCCTGCATGTCGGCGATGACGACCTTGGCGCCGTTGCCGGCCAGCATGCGCGCCGCGCCTTCGCCGAGGCCCGAAGCGCCACCGGTCACGATGAAAACCTTGCCGTCGATCTGCATGTAGGAGTCTCCTGAGGAAGAAAAGCCTTGCATTATCGAAGACGGCCCGGCGTGAGGCGGTTTCGGCGCGCGCATAAAAAAAAGGCCCCGTCCGAAGACGAGGCCCTGAATTGGATCCGTGAGGACCCAAGGAGACAACTGGTGGTGGTCGGCGGCTCAGCGCTTGCGCGACGAAGCGGTCGCGGTCTTGGCAGCGGCGACGGCTTGCGTGGACACGGCGTTGAAGTTGGCTTCGGCGACGTCCGACGCTTGCTTGACGGCCTTTTGCACCGATTCGAAAGCGTTGTTGGCGGCGGCGACGGCGCTCTTCAGCACGGCGACGGCGGTTTCCGAACCGGCGGGAGCATTCTTCGAAGCGCTGTCGACCAGGCCGACGAAGGCTTGCTGGGCTTCGCTGGCCTTCGATTCGAAGGCCTTGGTGAATTCGGCGCCGGTGCCTTGGGCGATTTCGTACAGGTGGCGGCTGTAGGCGGCGGTCTTCTCGGCCAGGGGCTGGAACAGGCTGGCTTGCAGCGTCAGCAGTTCTTGCGCGTCCTTCACGCTCAGGGCGGCCTGGGCGGTGGTGGCGGCTTCCGACAGGGCGGCCTTGGAGGCGGTCACGTTGAGTTCGACGAGCTTCTCGACGCCTTCGAAAGCCTTGGTGGTCAGGCCGAACAGGGTTTCGAGGTTGGCTTTTTGGGCGGCGAGGATCTGGTCAGCGGTCAGGGCCATTTGGAATCTCCGGAAGGGATGATGGTTGGTCTATTCACGTGCGCTGCGCCTCGTCGGCTTTGTTGCGGTGCAGCATGGGCTCAAGTATAGGCAGCTGAAATCTCCGGGCAAGGGGTTTTTGTTGCTTTGCAGCAATTTAGAAGGCGCTTTCTAAAACCGGCCGGCCGCTCTTGAACCGCAATGGCGGCCGCGGGTGTCGCGCAGTCGCCTGGAGCCGGCGAAGGCCACTGGCAGAATCTCGCGCGATGACGACGCCCGCCTCCCCCGCCTCTCCCAGCGCCAAGCCCGTGCCGCAGCCGCGCGCCAGCTACCCCGTCTTCCGCAGCATTCCCACGCGCTGGATGGACAACGACATGTACGGCCACGTGAACAACGTCGTCTACTACAGCTGGTTCGACACGGCGGTGAATGCGCTGCTGATCGAGCGCGGTGCCCTCGACATCCACCAGGGCTCGACCATCGGCTTCGTGGTCGAGACGCAGTGCAACTACTTCGCGCCGCTGGCCTTCCCGCAGACCGTGGAAGCCGGCATCCGCGTGGCGCAGGCCGGCCGTTCCAGCGTGCGCTACGAGGTCGGCCTGTTCGCGCAGGGCGCCGACACCGCGGCGGCCCAGGGGCATTTCGTGCATGTCTACGTCGACCGCACGACCCAGCGGCCGGTGCCGCTGCCCGAGGCGCTGCAGCGCGTGGTCGATTCGCTGCGGGCCTGAACTCCAGTAGAAACGGCGCCCTTCAAGGCGCCGTTGTCGTGCGAGATTAAGAGAAGAGACTTACTTCTTGGCCATCGCCTTGATGTCGGCCTTGCCCTTGTCCTCGTCGGCCTTGGCCTGCTTCACACAGGCGGACTTGGCATCGCCGGTCTGGTCGTCGCACTTTTCCTTCGCGACTTCATAGGTGGCCTTCACCTTTTCCTCGGCAACCTTGCGGGCGTTGCTGTCGCTGGGCTTGAACTGTTGTTCGAGTTCGGCCTTGGCAACGTTCTCCTTGCCCTTGGCTTCCTTCTGGCAGACGTCCTTGGCGTTGTCCTTCATCGTGTCGCACTGGGTCTTGGCGACCTTGTAATCGGCCTCGATCTTTTCCTTGGCGACCTTGTGCTCGTCCTTGTTCATCTGGGCGCCGGCCTGGGTGGCGACGAAGCAGGTGGAGGCGAGCGCGAGCATGAGCAGGTGTTTCTTCATTTTGGAGTTCTCCTAGTCGATGGGTGAGGGAAGGCGTGCGTCAGGACATCAGTAGCGTTCGAACCAGAGCGCGTCGGGCGAGCGGCCGTCGCGCGATTCCCAGTCCTTGACCTGCTTCTCGGCCTCGTCGCGGCTGATGCCGTGACGTTCCTGGATGCGGCCCAGCAACTGGTCGCGCTTGCCGGCGATGACGTCGAAGTCGTCGTCGGTCAGCTTGCCCCATTGCTCCTTGACCTTGCCCTTGAGCTGTTTCCAGTTGCCTTCGATGGTGTCCTTGTTCATGCGCATCTCCTTGAGAGGTTGATTCGGCGGTCATTTCGCCGCCGTGAAAACACTGTCTCCAGGTGCATTCACCCCAGCGGTAGGACGTGCTGGGCAGGGTCCGTAGGCACAGGCCGACGGGGGCCGTGATAATCGAGTGATGCCCGGAAAAACTCCGGGCCGGGACGACCGAGAGAGACAACGCGCGCCGCACCATGATCATTCACAGCCTGCTCGACACCGACCTCTACAAGTTCACCATGATGCAGGTCGTGCTGCATCACTTCCCGGGGGCGCGCGTCGAGTACCGCTTCAAGTGCCGCAATCCGGGCGTCGACCTCGCGCAATTCGCCAGCCAGATCCGCGAGGAGGTGCGCAGCCTCTGCTCGCTGCAGTTCCGCGATGCCGAACTGGCCTACCTGCGCTCGATGCGCTTCATCAAGAGCGACTTCATCGACTTCCTCGGGCTGTTCCGGCTCAACGAGAAGTACATCAACATCATTCCGCAGCCCTCGGGCGAGCTCGAGATCCGCATCCAGGGGCCGTGGCTGCACACCATCCTGTTCGAGATCCCGGTGCTGGCGATCGTCAACGAGGTCTACTTCCGCAACACGCAGAAGCGCCCCGATCTCGACGAGGGCCGCCGCCGCCTCGAGACCAAGATCGCGCAGCTGCAGGAAGCCGGCCTCGGCGACCTGAAGATCGCCGACTACGGCACGCGCCGCCGCTTCTCGAAGGACTGGCACGAGGAGGTGCTGCGCACCCTCAACGCGCGCCTGGGCGCGGTGACCTCGCCGCCCGCCAACTCGCAGCCCGGCGGCCGGCTGCCGCAGCTCGCGGGCACCAGCAACGTGCTCTATGCGATGAAGCTCGGACTGATCCCGCTGGGCACCATGGCGCACGAATACCTGCAGGCCTGCCAGGCGCTCGGTCCGCGGCTGCGCGACAGCCAGATCTTCGGCTTCGAGAGCTGGGCGCGCGAGTACCGCGGCGACCTGGGCATCGCGCTGTCCGACGTCTACGGCATGAGCGCCTTCCTGCGCGACTTCGACCTCTACTTCTGCAAGCTGTTCGACGGCGCGCGCCACGACAGCGGCGATCCGTTCCAGTGGGGCGAGCGCATGATCGCGCACTACCTCGCGAACCGCGTCGACCCGCGCACCAAGACGCTGATCTTCAGCGACGGCCTCACGGTGCCGCGCACCATCGAGCTCTACCAGCAGTTCCGCGGCCGCTGCCAACTGGCCTTCGGCATCGGCACCAACCTCACCAACGACCTGGGCTACGAGCCGCTGCAGATCGTGATCAAGATGATCCGCTGCAACGACCAGCCGGTGGCCAAGCTGTCCGACACGCCGTCGAAGAACATGTGCGAGGACGAGAAGTACCTGGCCTACCTGCGCCAGGTGTTCGAGATCGAGCAGCCCGCCGCTTGATGGCCGCGGCATTCGACGGCAGCACGATCTCGCCGCTGTGGGGCGTGCCCTTCGGCGGCATCCTGCTGTCGATCGCCTTAATGCCGCTCTTCGCGCCGTCCTTCTGGCACCACCACTCCGGCAAGGTCTCGGCCGCCTGGGCGCTGGCCTTCCTGCTGCCCTTCGCGGCGCTGCACGGCCCGGCGCTCGCGGGCACGCAGCTCATGCATGCGCTGGTGGCCGAGTACATCCCGTTCATCGTGCTGCTGACCGCGCTGTTCACGGTGGCCGGCGGCATCCACATTCGCGGCAACCTGCACGGGGCGCCGGGCCTGAACACCGCCATCCTCGCGATCGGCGCGGTGCTCGCGAGCTTCATGGGCACCACGGGCGCGTCGATGCTGCTGATCCGCCCGCTGATCCGCGCCAACGACAACCGCGTGCACCGCGTGCACGTGGTCGTGTTCTTCATCTTCATCGTCTCGAACGTGGGGGGCTCGCTCACGCCGCTGGGCGATCCGCCGCTGTTCCTCGGCTTCCTCAAGGGCGTGGACTTCTTCTGGACCGCGCGCAACATCCTGCCCGACACGATGTTCGTGCTGGGCGTGCTGCTGGTCCTGTTCCATCTGATCGACCGCCACTACTACCGCAAGGAAGGCATCCTGCCGGTCGACCCCACGCCCGACACGCGCGGCATCGGCTTCGACGGCGCCGCCAACTTCTGGCTGCTCGCGGGCGTGGTGGCGCTGGTGCTCATGAGCGGTTTCTGGAAGCCGGGCGTGCACTTCGACGTGGCCGGCACCGAGGTCGGCCTGCCTGGGCTGCTGCGCGATGCCGGGCTGATCGCCATCACGCTGGTCTCGCTGAAGATCACGGCGAAGTCGGTGCACCAGGCCAACCAGTTCGAATGGGGCCCGATGGCCGAGGTCGCCAAGCTGTTCGCGGGCATCTTCCTGACCATCATCCCGGTGATCGCGATGCTCAGGGCCGGCACCCAGGGACCGTTCGGCGCCGTCGTCTCGGCGGTCACGCGGCCCGACGGCCAGCCCGACCCGGCGATGTACTTCTGGGCCACCGGCATCCTCAGCTCCTTCCTCGACAACGCGCCGACCTACCTGGTGTTCTTCAACACCGCGGGCGGCGATCCCGTGGCGCTGATGACCACCTACGCGACCACGCTCGCGGCCATCTCGGCCGGCGCGGTCTTCATGGGCGCCAACACCTACATCGGCAACGCGCCCAACCTGATGGTCAAGGCCATCGCCGAGAGCCGTGGGGTGCGCATGCCGAGCTTCTTCGGCTACATGGCCTGGTCGATGGTCATCCTGCTGCCGCTGTTCGTCCTCTCCACCTTCCTTTTCTTCCGCTAGCGAGACAAAGCCCATGAGCAAGCCCAAGATCCTGGTCGCCCGCGCGATCTTCCCCGAGACCCTCGAGCGCCTGGCGCAGCATTTCGAGATCGAGTCGAACCAGTCCGACGAGAGCTGGACCAGGGAGCAGCTCGCCGCGAAGCTGCAGGGCAAGCAGGGCGCCTTCACCACCGGCAGCGAGCGCATCGACGCGGCGCTGCTCGATGCCTGCCCCGACCTCAAGATCTGCGCCAACATGGCGGTGGGCTACAACAACTTCGACGTCGACGCGATGGCCGCGCGCGGCGTGGTCGGCACCAACGCGCCCGACGTGCTGACCGAGACCACCGCCGACTTCGGCTTCGCGCTGCTGATGGCCACCGCGCGCCGCATCGCCGAGAGCGAGCATTTCCTGCGCGCCGGCAAGTGGCAGAAGTGGAGCTTCGACATGTTCGCGGGCTCCGACATCCACGGCGCCACGCTGGGCATCATCGGCATGGGCCGCATCGGGCAGGGCATCGCGAAGCGCGGCGCGCACGGCTTCGGCATGAAGGTGATCTATCACAACCGCTCGCGGCTCGACGCCTCGCTCGAGGCCGAATGCAAGGCCAGCTATGCGAGCAAGGAAGAGCTGCTCAAGACCGCCGACCACGTGGTGCTGGTGGTGCCGTACTCGGCCGCCTCGCACCACACCATCGGCGCGGCCGAACTCGCGCTGATGAAGCCCACCGCCACCTTGGTGAACATCGCGCGCGGCGGCATCGTCGACGACGCGGCGCTGGCCGCGGCGTTGCGCGAGCAGCGCATCGCCGCAGCGGGGCTCGACGTGTTCGAGGGCGAGCCCAAGGTCCATCCCGACCTGCTGACCGTGCCCAACGTCGTGCTCACGCCGCACATCGCGAGCGCCACGGTGCCCACGCGCAAGGCCATGGCCGGGCTCGCGGCCGACAACCTGATCGCCTTCTTCACGGGCAAGGGCCCATTGACGCCGGTCACGCCGTTGGCCGCCAAGTAAAAGAAAAGAAAGCGCCCCGCGATCCCCTTGGAACTCACCGACTTGATTCTTCTGGCCCTGGCGGCCGTGGCCGTCATCCAGCTCGTGCTCTTCGTCTGGCTGCTCGCCCGCCGGCCGCCGCCGCCCGACCATGGCGAACTGCTCGCCGCCAACGAGCGCACCGAGCGCGAACTGCGCCGCGAGATCGCGGAGAGTTCGCGCGGCGGACGACAGGAAACCGCGCAGGCCTTCGCCACCTTCCAGCAGTCGCTCGTGATGCAGGGCGCCGAGGCCACGCGCACGCAGAACGCCCAGCTCGACGCCTTCGCGCTGCAGCTCGCCGCGCTGCAGAAGACGCTGGCCGACACGCTGGCCTCGCAGCTGCAGGGCCTGTCGGAATCGAACGCGCGCCGTCTCGCCGAGGTGCGCGCCACGATGGAGAGCCAGCTCACGCAGCTGCAGCAGGGCAACGCCGCCAAGCTCGACGAGATGCGCAAGGTCGTCGACGAGAAGCTGCAGAGCACGCTCGAAGCGCGCCTCGGCGAGAGCTTCCGGCAGGTGGCCGAGCGGCTCGAGCAGGTGCACAAGGGGCTGGGCGAGATGCAGACGCTGGCCGTCGGTGTCGGCAGCCTGCAGCGCGTGCTGACCAACGTGAAGACGCGCGGCATCTTCGGCGAGGTGCAGCTCGAGGCGCTGCTCGAGCAGGTGCTCACGCCCGAGCAGTACGCGCGCCAGGTCGAGACCAAGCCGCGCAGCGGGCAGCGGGTGGACTTCGCGATCCGCTTCCCGGGCCGCGGCGACGAGGGCGCGCCGGTCTGGCTGCCGATCGATGCCAAGTTTCCGCGCGACGACTACGAGCGCCTGATCGAGGCCCACGAGCAGGCCGACGCGGTCGCCGCCGAGCTCGCCGCCAAGGCGCTCGAGGCGCGCATCCGCGCCGAGGCCAAGTCCATCGCCGAGAGCTACCTCGCGGCGCCGCACACCACCGATTTCGCGATCCTCTTCCTGCCGGTCGAGAGCCTCTATGCCGAGGTGCTGCGGCGGCCGGGCCTGATGGACGCGATCCAGCGCCAGCACCGCGTGACCCTGGCCGGGCCGACCACCTTGCTCGCGATGCTCAACAGCCTGCACATGGGCTTTCGCACGCTGGCGCTCGAGCGCCAGGCCTCCGAGGTCTGGAAGGTGCTGGGCGCGGTCAAGACCGAGTTCGAGCGCTACGGCGAATGGGTCGAGCGCGTGAAGGAACAGGTGGCCAAGGCCTCCGACACGCTCGACAAGGCCGATACCCGCGCCAAACAGATGCGCCTGGCGCTGCGCAAGGTCGAGGCGCTGCCCGAGGGCCAGGCGCAGGCGCTGCTGCCGCCGCTGGCCGCGGGCACCGAAGGCATCGACGCCGACCCCGACACCGGCGGCAAGCCGTGAAGGGCAGCGAACTGCTGCGCGTCATCGGCGCGCAGGTCTGCCTCCACGCCACCATGGCCGGCATGCGGCTGGCCACGCCGCTGCTGGCGCTGCAGCAGGGCTACAGCGCAGCGGCCGTCGGCGTGCTGATCGCGCTGTTCGCGCTGACCCAGGTCTTCCTCGCGCTGCCGGCCGGGCGCTTCGCCGACCGCCACGGCTTCAAGCGGCCGCTGCTGCTGTCGGTGGTCGCGGCTTCCCTCGGCGCGGGGCTGGTCTTGGCGTTCCCGGTTTTTCCGGCCATGTGCGTGGCGGCGCTGCTGACCGGCGGCGCCACCGGCGCGACCGTGATCGCGCTGCAGCGCCACGTCGGCCGCTCGGCCACCACGCCGACCGAGCT is from Variovorax paradoxus and encodes:
- a CDS encoding DNA primase, with translation MTIPASFIQELIARADVVEIVGRYVQLKKAGANFMGLCPFHGEKSPSFSVSPTKQFYHCFGCGAHGNAIGFLMEHAGMGFVEAVHDLAGQYGLQVPEDDASPAERARAASQRQKQATLTDVLEKAGDAFRKHLRQAPGAIDYLKGRGVSGEIAKQFGIGYAPPGWRTLAGVFPDYEDPLLAESGLVIVNTEDGQVEASEAKRYDRFRDRVMFPIRNVKGECIGFGGRVLGDEKPKYLNSPETPVFSKGRELYGLYEARAAFRDRGYALVTEGYMDVVALAQLGFPNAVATLGTACTTEHVQKLFRFTESVVFSFDGDAAGRRAARKALDGALPYATDTRSIKFLFLPAEHDPDSFIREFGADAFARFVQEATPLSRFMIEAAREGCDLGTAEGRAHMSSNVRPLWSALPDGALKRQLLSEIATLVQLDAAALSDLWATAAAPRGGAASRQAERSQERPPDDDGYFPEPPVYEERERYYENDSKKRPFNKRFGRKEPPREPMRGRSQPLSRPDIAVRLLLANMAQWEPLSHEVHLMLCELPGPHGALFTWLDSQLHEHGAQSWAALREGMRGQEFEALAEKLMTASEGGPPVDPEASENDLLAEAARELGSVLDFMLDDRLKFQQSEAIAAVGKDPRALERYKALEARRLELRARMRPKTV
- a CDS encoding YihY/virulence factor BrkB family protein, coding for MTTINPLKHAAPLLRHPLRFGWDALKEFRANQGLLLAGAVAYYALLSIVPLLIVSVIALSHVIDQAELLRTIGRYLEWLLPGQSKAIVAELSSFLDHRDVLGPVLLVTMVFFSSLAFSVLESAMAVIFHHRKADHKRHFLVSVAMPYVYILCLCVGLLLVTLVSGALQLVGQESVDLLGRSWSLSGVSGLLLYLLGLGGEIFMLTSLYLVMPAGRMSLRHALLGGITAALLWEATRRILIWYFSTLSQVNVVYGSLTTAIVVLLSLEIAATLVLLGAQVIANYERLDRTGSTRVRPSSVSAEGVESLRPAGSPRR
- a CDS encoding 3-hydroxyacyl-CoA dehydrogenase, which produces MQIDGKVFIVTGGASGLGEGAARMLAGNGAKVVIADMQADKGEAVARDIGGVFVKCDVSQEADGQAAVAAALQLGKLVGLINCAGIAPAEKTVGKNGPHALAVFSKTVTVNLIGSFNMIRLAADAMSKNEPEATGERGVLISTASVAAYDGQIGQAAYSASKGGVVGMTLPIARDLARNGIRNMTIAPGIFGTPMLFGMPQEVQDALAASVPFPSRLGTPADYAKLAKHIIENDMLNGEVIRLDGAIRLPPR
- a CDS encoding phasin family protein: MALTADQILAAQKANLETLFGLTTKAFEGVEKLVELNVTASKAALSEAATTAQAALSVKDAQELLTLQASLFQPLAEKTAAYSRHLYEIAQGTGAEFTKAFESKASEAQQAFVGLVDSASKNAPAGSETAVAVLKSAVAAANNAFESVQKAVKQASDVAEANFNAVSTQAVAAAKTATASSRKR
- a CDS encoding acyl-CoA thioesterase, whose translation is MTTPASPASPSAKPVPQPRASYPVFRSIPTRWMDNDMYGHVNNVVYYSWFDTAVNALLIERGALDIHQGSTIGFVVETQCNYFAPLAFPQTVEAGIRVAQAGRSSVRYEVGLFAQGADTAAAQGHFVHVYVDRTTQRPVPLPEALQRVVDSLRA
- a CDS encoding CsbD family protein, whose amino-acid sequence is MNKDTIEGNWKQLKGKVKEQWGKLTDDDFDVIAGKRDQLLGRIQERHGISRDEAEKQVKDWESRDGRSPDALWFERY
- the pncB gene encoding nicotinate phosphoribosyltransferase, whose product is MIIHSLLDTDLYKFTMMQVVLHHFPGARVEYRFKCRNPGVDLAQFASQIREEVRSLCSLQFRDAELAYLRSMRFIKSDFIDFLGLFRLNEKYINIIPQPSGELEIRIQGPWLHTILFEIPVLAIVNEVYFRNTQKRPDLDEGRRRLETKIAQLQEAGLGDLKIADYGTRRRFSKDWHEEVLRTLNARLGAVTSPPANSQPGGRLPQLAGTSNVLYAMKLGLIPLGTMAHEYLQACQALGPRLRDSQIFGFESWAREYRGDLGIALSDVYGMSAFLRDFDLYFCKLFDGARHDSGDPFQWGERMIAHYLANRVDPRTKTLIFSDGLTVPRTIELYQQFRGRCQLAFGIGTNLTNDLGYEPLQIVIKMIRCNDQPVAKLSDTPSKNMCEDEKYLAYLRQVFEIEQPAA
- a CDS encoding sodium:proton antiporter, whose product is MAAAFDGSTISPLWGVPFGGILLSIALMPLFAPSFWHHHSGKVSAAWALAFLLPFAALHGPALAGTQLMHALVAEYIPFIVLLTALFTVAGGIHIRGNLHGAPGLNTAILAIGAVLASFMGTTGASMLLIRPLIRANDNRVHRVHVVVFFIFIVSNVGGSLTPLGDPPLFLGFLKGVDFFWTARNILPDTMFVLGVLLVLFHLIDRHYYRKEGILPVDPTPDTRGIGFDGAANFWLLAGVVALVLMSGFWKPGVHFDVAGTEVGLPGLLRDAGLIAITLVSLKITAKSVHQANQFEWGPMAEVAKLFAGIFLTIIPVIAMLRAGTQGPFGAVVSAVTRPDGQPDPAMYFWATGILSSFLDNAPTYLVFFNTAGGDPVALMTTYATTLAAISAGAVFMGANTYIGNAPNLMVKAIAESRGVRMPSFFGYMAWSMVILLPLFVLSTFLFFR
- a CDS encoding D-glycerate dehydrogenase; this translates as MSKPKILVARAIFPETLERLAQHFEIESNQSDESWTREQLAAKLQGKQGAFTTGSERIDAALLDACPDLKICANMAVGYNNFDVDAMAARGVVGTNAPDVLTETTADFGFALLMATARRIAESEHFLRAGKWQKWSFDMFAGSDIHGATLGIIGMGRIGQGIAKRGAHGFGMKVIYHNRSRLDASLEAECKASYASKEELLKTADHVVLVVPYSAASHHTIGAAELALMKPTATLVNIARGGIVDDAALAAALREQRIAAAGLDVFEGEPKVHPDLLTVPNVVLTPHIASATVPTRKAMAGLAADNLIAFFTGKGPLTPVTPLAAK
- the rmuC gene encoding DNA recombination protein RmuC, encoding MILLALAAVAVIQLVLFVWLLARRPPPPDHGELLAANERTERELRREIAESSRGGRQETAQAFATFQQSLVMQGAEATRTQNAQLDAFALQLAALQKTLADTLASQLQGLSESNARRLAEVRATMESQLTQLQQGNAAKLDEMRKVVDEKLQSTLEARLGESFRQVAERLEQVHKGLGEMQTLAVGVGSLQRVLTNVKTRGIFGEVQLEALLEQVLTPEQYARQVETKPRSGQRVDFAIRFPGRGDEGAPVWLPIDAKFPRDDYERLIEAHEQADAVAAELAAKALEARIRAEAKSIAESYLAAPHTTDFAILFLPVESLYAEVLRRPGLMDAIQRQHRVTLAGPTTLLAMLNSLHMGFRTLALERQASEVWKVLGAVKTEFERYGEWVERVKEQVAKASDTLDKADTRAKQMRLALRKVEALPEGQAQALLPPLAAGTEGIDADPDTGGKP